A genomic segment from Luteolibacter ambystomatis encodes:
- a CDS encoding type IV pilus twitching motility protein PilT: MSQLRDIDEYLRITVENRGSDLHLSVGAPPAARIHGSMVPLEDFTLNAESTRSLIYSTLSEAQRSRLETDWELDYAIEIQGLGRFRGNVHFASGHLEAVFRHIPENIPELSSLGHSETIETLCNERRGLILVTGITGSGKTTTLASMVKRISETRSGVIITIEDPVEFMLPHRSCLIKQREIGKDTKNFSNALRQTLRQDPDVIVVSELRDLETIRIALTAAETGHLVLATLHTIDAPQTIDRLVDVFPADQQPQIISQLANVLEGVICQRLLPKADGSGRVLATEVMRVNYGLRSLIRDRKIEQIVGLLEIGRKEGMHTIDDSLDFLLKGGYISLEEALFQCRDRQRFMQYLPRETKVK; this comes from the coding sequence ATGTCCCAGCTTCGCGACATCGACGAATATCTCCGCATCACCGTGGAAAACCGCGGTTCCGACCTGCACCTCAGCGTCGGCGCACCACCCGCCGCCCGCATCCACGGTTCCATGGTGCCGCTGGAAGATTTCACCCTCAATGCGGAGTCCACCCGCAGCCTGATCTACTCGACCCTCAGCGAAGCCCAGCGCTCCCGCCTGGAAACCGATTGGGAACTCGACTATGCCATCGAGATTCAGGGCCTCGGCCGTTTCCGTGGCAATGTCCACTTCGCCAGCGGCCACTTGGAAGCCGTCTTCCGGCACATCCCGGAGAACATCCCGGAACTCTCCAGCCTCGGCCACTCCGAGACCATCGAGACCCTCTGCAACGAACGCCGCGGCCTCATCCTCGTCACCGGCATCACCGGCTCCGGCAAGACCACCACGCTCGCCTCGATGGTGAAGCGTATTTCCGAAACCCGCTCCGGCGTCATCATCACCATCGAGGACCCCGTCGAGTTCATGCTGCCGCACCGCTCCTGCCTGATCAAACAGCGCGAGATCGGCAAGGACACCAAGAACTTCTCCAACGCCCTGCGCCAGACGCTGCGCCAGGACCCGGATGTCATCGTCGTCTCCGAGTTGCGCGATTTGGAAACCATCCGCATCGCCCTGACCGCTGCGGAAACCGGCCACCTCGTGCTCGCCACCCTCCACACCATCGATGCCCCGCAGACCATCGACCGTCTGGTGGACGTCTTCCCCGCCGACCAGCAGCCGCAGATCATCTCCCAACTCGCCAACGTGCTGGAAGGCGTGATCTGCCAGCGCCTGCTGCCAAAGGCGGACGGCAGCGGCCGCGTCCTCGCCACCGAAGTCATGCGCGTCAACTACGGCCTCCGCTCGCTCATCCGCGACCGCAAGATCGAGCAGATCGTCGGCCTGTTGGAAATCGGCCGCAAGGAAGGCATGCACACCATCGACGACTCCCTCGATTTCCTGCTCAAGGGCGGCTACATCAGCCTGGAGGAAGCCCTCTTCCAATGCCGCGACCGCCAGCGTTTCATGCAGTACCTGCCGCGTGAGACGAAGGTGAAGTGA